A stretch of Phoenix dactylifera cultivar Barhee BC4 chromosome 16, palm_55x_up_171113_PBpolish2nd_filt_p, whole genome shotgun sequence DNA encodes these proteins:
- the LOC103715707 gene encoding probable receptor-like protein kinase At1g49730 isoform X1 has translation MPIWTPPKFPFLLSPPPSSLSLLLFPLLRSLSAKSNPLLFFSADEVPAPPPQAQGFTPPLASPLSCRLLMGWEGCWLLGDNASFLSGPIPFVKKFSSKEIKKATDGYSMILGNGRHGTIYKARFHDGLVASVRKIQFMQQGKNAFYRKVQLLGRLHHRHLVRLQGFSEGNDRFLVFDHMENGSLKEYLHDPLRTPLNWRTRLQIAVDVAAALEYLHYFCDPPVYNVSINSNNVLLDENFVAKLSDVGFLDSDLNQIDEPNCTFSEEHIDQRSKELLFQFGVLILELITGQSLGGDDELVQWVQESGFVYSMHKMVDADLGDSYDSKELKSLLVLARLCTKTGDGPLISIPQILRYLQGKLKDLCRHVSSEGSVLIGAILITENRPF, from the exons ATGCCCATCTGGACGCCtccgaaatttccattccttctctccccgcCGCCCTCCTCTCTatccctccttctcttccctctTCTCCGTTCTCTCTCGGCGAAGTCGAATCCCCTGCTCTTCTTCTCGGCAGATGAAGTACCGGCTCCTCCTCCGCAAGCTCAGGGATTCACTCCTCCCCTGGCATCGCCCCTCTCGTGCAG GTTGTTGATGGGATGGGAAGGATGTTGGCTTCTTGGAGATAATGCTTCCTTTCTATCAG GTCCAATACCATTTGTTAAGAAATTCTCATCCAAGGAGATTAAGAAAGCAACTGATGGGTACAGCATGATTCTTGGAAATGGTCGTCATGGAACTATATATAAAGCTCGATTTCATGATGGTCTTGTTGCTTCAGTAAGGAAGATACAATTTATGCAACAAGGCAAGAATGCTTTCTATAGGAAAGTGCAACTCTTAGGACGCTTGCACCATCGCCATCTTGTCAGACTTCAAGGATTTTCTGAAGGAAATGATAG GTTTCTTGTCTTTGACCACATGGAAAATGGAAGCTTAAAGGAGTATCTACATG ATCCACTTAGAACACCGTTGAATTGGAGGACCAGGTTACAGATTGCTGTTGATGTGGCAGCTGCTCTG GAATATCTTCATTATTTCTGTGACCCTCCTGTTTATAATGTGTCCATCAACTCAAATAATGTATTGTTGGATGAGAACTTTGTGGCCAAG CTATCTGATGTGGGATTTCTGGACTCTGACTTGAATCAAATTGATGAACCTAACTGTACCTTTTCAGAAG AGCACATTGATCAAAGAAGCAAGGAATTGTTGTTTCAGTTTGGTGTGCTGATCCTTGAGCTCATAACTGGTCAATCATTGGGTGGTGATGATGAACTAGTCCAATGGGTCCAAGAATCTGGTTTTGTGTATTCAATGCACAAGATGGTGGATGCTGATCTTGGAGACAGTTATGATTCCAAAGAGCTTAAAAGCCTTCTGGTTCTAGCAAGATTGTGTACCAAGACTGGAGATGGACCATTGATTTCTATTCCCCAGATACTCCGTTATTTGCAAGGAAAG CTTAAGGATCTTTGCCGCCATGTATCCTCTGAAGGAAGCGTGCTCATAGGTGCAATCTTGATCACCGAGAATAGGCCTTTCTGA
- the LOC103715707 gene encoding probable receptor-like protein kinase At1g49730 isoform X2: MPIWTPPKFPFLLSPPPSSLSLLLFPLLRSLSAKSNPLLFFSADEVPAPPPQAQGFTPPLASPLSCRLLMGWEGCWLLGDNASFLSGPIPFVKKFSSKEIKKATDGYSMILGNGRHGTIYKARFHDGLVASVRKIQFMQQGKNAFYRKVQLLGRLHHRHLVRLQGFSEGNDRFLVFDHMENGSLKEYLHDPLRTPLNWRTRLQIAVDVAAALEYLHYFCDPPVYNVSINSNNVLLDENFVAKLSDVGFLDSDLNQIDEPNCTFSEEHIDQRSKELLFQFGVLILELITGQSLGGDDELVQWVQESGFVYSMHKMVDADLGDSYDSKELKSLLVLARLCTKTGDGPLISIPQILRYLQGKG; encoded by the exons ATGCCCATCTGGACGCCtccgaaatttccattccttctctccccgcCGCCCTCCTCTCTatccctccttctcttccctctTCTCCGTTCTCTCTCGGCGAAGTCGAATCCCCTGCTCTTCTTCTCGGCAGATGAAGTACCGGCTCCTCCTCCGCAAGCTCAGGGATTCACTCCTCCCCTGGCATCGCCCCTCTCGTGCAG GTTGTTGATGGGATGGGAAGGATGTTGGCTTCTTGGAGATAATGCTTCCTTTCTATCAG GTCCAATACCATTTGTTAAGAAATTCTCATCCAAGGAGATTAAGAAAGCAACTGATGGGTACAGCATGATTCTTGGAAATGGTCGTCATGGAACTATATATAAAGCTCGATTTCATGATGGTCTTGTTGCTTCAGTAAGGAAGATACAATTTATGCAACAAGGCAAGAATGCTTTCTATAGGAAAGTGCAACTCTTAGGACGCTTGCACCATCGCCATCTTGTCAGACTTCAAGGATTTTCTGAAGGAAATGATAG GTTTCTTGTCTTTGACCACATGGAAAATGGAAGCTTAAAGGAGTATCTACATG ATCCACTTAGAACACCGTTGAATTGGAGGACCAGGTTACAGATTGCTGTTGATGTGGCAGCTGCTCTG GAATATCTTCATTATTTCTGTGACCCTCCTGTTTATAATGTGTCCATCAACTCAAATAATGTATTGTTGGATGAGAACTTTGTGGCCAAG CTATCTGATGTGGGATTTCTGGACTCTGACTTGAATCAAATTGATGAACCTAACTGTACCTTTTCAGAAG AGCACATTGATCAAAGAAGCAAGGAATTGTTGTTTCAGTTTGGTGTGCTGATCCTTGAGCTCATAACTGGTCAATCATTGGGTGGTGATGATGAACTAGTCCAATGGGTCCAAGAATCTGGTTTTGTGTATTCAATGCACAAGATGGTGGATGCTGATCTTGGAGACAGTTATGATTCCAAAGAGCTTAAAAGCCTTCTGGTTCTAGCAAGATTGTGTACCAAGACTGGAGATGGACCATTGATTTCTATTCCCCAGATACTCCGTTATTTGCAAGGAAAG
- the LOC103715707 gene encoding probable receptor-like protein kinase At1g49730 isoform X3 — MKYRLLLRKLRDSLLPWHRPSRAGPIPFVKKFSSKEIKKATDGYSMILGNGRHGTIYKARFHDGLVASVRKIQFMQQGKNAFYRKVQLLGRLHHRHLVRLQGFSEGNDRFLVFDHMENGSLKEYLHDPLRTPLNWRTRLQIAVDVAAALEYLHYFCDPPVYNVSINSNNVLLDENFVAKLSDVGFLDSDLNQIDEPNCTFSEEHIDQRSKELLFQFGVLILELITGQSLGGDDELVQWVQESGFVYSMHKMVDADLGDSYDSKELKSLLVLARLCTKTGDGPLISIPQILRYLQGKLKDLCRHVSSEGSVLIGAILITENRPF, encoded by the exons ATGAAGTACCGGCTCCTCCTCCGCAAGCTCAGGGATTCACTCCTCCCCTGGCATCGCCCCTCTCGTGCAG GTCCAATACCATTTGTTAAGAAATTCTCATCCAAGGAGATTAAGAAAGCAACTGATGGGTACAGCATGATTCTTGGAAATGGTCGTCATGGAACTATATATAAAGCTCGATTTCATGATGGTCTTGTTGCTTCAGTAAGGAAGATACAATTTATGCAACAAGGCAAGAATGCTTTCTATAGGAAAGTGCAACTCTTAGGACGCTTGCACCATCGCCATCTTGTCAGACTTCAAGGATTTTCTGAAGGAAATGATAG GTTTCTTGTCTTTGACCACATGGAAAATGGAAGCTTAAAGGAGTATCTACATG ATCCACTTAGAACACCGTTGAATTGGAGGACCAGGTTACAGATTGCTGTTGATGTGGCAGCTGCTCTG GAATATCTTCATTATTTCTGTGACCCTCCTGTTTATAATGTGTCCATCAACTCAAATAATGTATTGTTGGATGAGAACTTTGTGGCCAAG CTATCTGATGTGGGATTTCTGGACTCTGACTTGAATCAAATTGATGAACCTAACTGTACCTTTTCAGAAG AGCACATTGATCAAAGAAGCAAGGAATTGTTGTTTCAGTTTGGTGTGCTGATCCTTGAGCTCATAACTGGTCAATCATTGGGTGGTGATGATGAACTAGTCCAATGGGTCCAAGAATCTGGTTTTGTGTATTCAATGCACAAGATGGTGGATGCTGATCTTGGAGACAGTTATGATTCCAAAGAGCTTAAAAGCCTTCTGGTTCTAGCAAGATTGTGTACCAAGACTGGAGATGGACCATTGATTTCTATTCCCCAGATACTCCGTTATTTGCAAGGAAAG CTTAAGGATCTTTGCCGCCATGTATCCTCTGAAGGAAGCGTGCTCATAGGTGCAATCTTGATCACCGAGAATAGGCCTTTCTGA